Proteins from a single region of Theobroma cacao cultivar B97-61/B2 chromosome 10, Criollo_cocoa_genome_V2, whole genome shotgun sequence:
- the LOC18587333 gene encoding annexin-like protein RJ4 isoform X2, whose translation MATLIAPDHPSAVEDAEALQKACKGWGTDEKAIISVLGHRNAAQRKQIRLAYEELYQEDLIKRLESELSGDFEKAVYRWVLDPADRDAVLANVAIKKISPDHHVIIEISCTRSPEELLAVRRAYQARYKHSLEEDVAAHTKGDIRKLLVALVSAFRYDGEEINTRLANSEANILHDAIKDKAFNHEEVIRILSTRSKMQLMATFNRYRDDQGTSITKKLLGESGDEFLVALRTAVRCLNDPKKYFEKVLRNSIKRIGTDEDALTRVIVTRAEKDLKEIKDLYHKRNSMPLEQVVAKDTSGDYKAFLLTLLGKED comes from the exons ATGGCAACCCTCATTGCTCCTGACCACCCTTCTGCTGTTGAAGATGCTGAAGCCCTTCAAAAGGCTTGTAAAG GATGGGGGACTGATGAGAAGGCTATAATTTCAGTTCTGGGTCATAGAAATGCAGCTCAGAGAAAGCAAATCAGGCTAGCTTACGAAGAGCTGTACCAGGAAGATCTCATCAAGCGTCTTGAATCAGAGCTTTCTGGTGATTTTGAG AAAGCTGTGTATCGTTGGGTACTGGATCCAGCAGATCGAGATGCTGTCCTAGCTAATGTTGccataaagaaaattagcccTGATCACCATGTGATCATTGAAATTTCGTGCACCAGATCCCCTGAAGAGCTGTTGGCTGTGAGAAGAGCCTATCAGGCTCGTTACAAGCATTCCCTGGAGGAAGATGTTGCTGCTCATACCAAGGGAGACATCCGAAAG CTCTTAGTTGCCTTGGTGAGTGCATTCAGATATGATGGGGAGGAGATAAATACCAGACTAGCAAATTCTGAAGCCAATATTCTTCATGATGCTATCAAAGACAAGGCTTTCAACCATGAAGAAGTTATCAGGATCCTGAGTACAAGGAGCAAGATGCAACTCATGGCAACTTTCAACCGCTACAGAGATGATCAAGGCACTTCCATCACCAAG AAATTGCTAGGTGAGTCAGGTGATGAATTCCTGGTGGCACTGCGTACTGCAGTTCGATGCCTCAATGACCCGAAAAAGTACTTCGAAAAG GTTTTGCGCAATTCGATCAAACGGATCGGAACTGATGAGGATGCTCTTACCAGAGTGATCGTTACAAGGGCTGAAAAGGACCTGAAAGAGATCAAAGACCTTTACCACAAGAGAAACAGTATGCCTCTTGAACAAGTTGTCGCCAAGGACACCTCAGGCGACTACAAGGCCTTCCTTCTTACTTTGTTGGGGAAGGAAGATTGA
- the LOC18587333 gene encoding annexin-like protein RJ4 isoform X1 gives MATIDVPHQASFLEDAEALRKACQGWGTDEKAIISVLGHRNAAQRKQIRLAYEELYQEDLIKRLESELSGDFEKAVYRWVLDPADRDAVLANVAIKKISPDHHVIIEISCTRSPEELLAVRRAYQARYKHSLEEDVAAHTKGDIRKLLVALVSAFRYDGEEINTRLANSEANILHDAIKDKAFNHEEVIRILSTRSKMQLMATFNRYRDDQGTSITKKLLGESGDEFLVALRTAVRCLNDPKKYFEKVLRNSIKRIGTDEDALTRVIVTRAEKDLKEIKDLYHKRNSMPLEQVVAKDTSGDYKAFLLTLLGKED, from the exons ATGGCTACCATTGATGTTCCTCATCAGGCTTCTTTTCTTGAAGATGCTGAAGCTCTCCGAAAGGCTTGTCAAG GATGGGGGACTGATGAGAAGGCTATAATTTCAGTTCTGGGTCATAGAAATGCAGCTCAGAGAAAGCAAATCAGGCTAGCTTACGAAGAGCTGTACCAGGAAGATCTCATCAAGCGTCTTGAATCAGAGCTTTCTGGTGATTTTGAG AAAGCTGTGTATCGTTGGGTACTGGATCCAGCAGATCGAGATGCTGTCCTAGCTAATGTTGccataaagaaaattagcccTGATCACCATGTGATCATTGAAATTTCGTGCACCAGATCCCCTGAAGAGCTGTTGGCTGTGAGAAGAGCCTATCAGGCTCGTTACAAGCATTCCCTGGAGGAAGATGTTGCTGCTCATACCAAGGGAGACATCCGAAAG CTCTTAGTTGCCTTGGTGAGTGCATTCAGATATGATGGGGAGGAGATAAATACCAGACTAGCAAATTCTGAAGCCAATATTCTTCATGATGCTATCAAAGACAAGGCTTTCAACCATGAAGAAGTTATCAGGATCCTGAGTACAAGGAGCAAGATGCAACTCATGGCAACTTTCAACCGCTACAGAGATGATCAAGGCACTTCCATCACCAAG AAATTGCTAGGTGAGTCAGGTGATGAATTCCTGGTGGCACTGCGTACTGCAGTTCGATGCCTCAATGACCCGAAAAAGTACTTCGAAAAG GTTTTGCGCAATTCGATCAAACGGATCGGAACTGATGAGGATGCTCTTACCAGAGTGATCGTTACAAGGGCTGAAAAGGACCTGAAAGAGATCAAAGACCTTTACCACAAGAGAAACAGTATGCCTCTTGAACAAGTTGTCGCCAAGGACACCTCAGGCGACTACAAGGCCTTCCTTCTTACTTTGTTGGGGAAGGAAGATTGA
- the LOC18587334 gene encoding xylose isomerase → MTLEKKNMAGRILLLLLCMNAVSFIVNAVPQTCPADLGGKCAEDDDWEGEFFPGIPKIKYEGTSSKNPLAYKWYNAEEEILGKKMKDWLRFSVAFWHTFRGTGADPFGAPTKYWPWEDGTNSIAMAKRRMSANFEFINKLGVDWWCFHDRDIAPDGKTLEEANANLDEVVALAKELQGDKIRPLWGTAQLFMHPRYMHGGATSSEVGVYAYAAAQVKKAMEVTHYLGGENYVFWGGREGYQSLLNTDMERELDHLARFLEAAVAYKKKIGFNGTLLIEPKPQEPTKHQYDWDAATTANFLRKYGLLGEFKLNIECNHATLSGHSCHHDLETARINGLLGNIDANTGDPQIGWDTDQFMTDIGEATMVMLSVIRNGGLAPGGFNFDAKLRRESTDVEDLFIAHISGMDTLARGLRNAAKLIEDGSLVELVRKRYSSFDTEIGAEIEAGKADFEMLEKLAKEWGEPKVASAKQELAEMIFQSAL, encoded by the exons ATGacattggaaaagaaaaatatggctGGCAGGATTTTATTGTTACTTCTTTGTATGAATGCGGTCTCTTTTATAGTG AATGCTGTACCACAAACATGCCCTGCTGATCTTGGTGGAAAATGTGCTGAAGATGATGATTGGGAAGGGGAATTTTTCCCTGGAATTCCCAAAATTAAGTACGAG GGTACTTCTAGCAAAAATCCACTGGCATACAAATGGTACAATGCGGAAGAGGAGATTCTTgggaagaaaatgaag GACTGGTTGAGATTTAGTGTTGCATTTTGGCATACATTCCGTGGGACAGGTGCTGATCCCTTTGGTGCACCCACTAAGTATTGGCCATGGGAAGATGGTACCAATTCCATTGCTATGGCCAAAAGAAGAA TGAGTGCCAACTTTGAATTCATAAACAAGCTTGGAGTTGATTGGTGGTGTTTTCATGACAGGGACATTGCTCCTGATGGCAAAACCCTAGAG GAAGCTAATGCAAACTTGGATGAAGTTGTTGCCCTCGCTAAAGAACTTCAG GGAGACAAGATCCGTCCTCTGTGGGGTACAGCTCAACTATTTATGCATCCTCGTTACATGCATGGTGGTGCTACTAG CTCTGAAGTGGGTGTATATGCATATGCTGCAGCTCAAGTCAAGAAAGCCATGGAG GTCACACATTATCTAGGGGGTGAAAACTATGTCTTTTGGGGTGGTCGTGAGGGTTATCAATCACTCTTGAACACAGACATGGAAAGAGAGCTTGATCATCTG GCAAGATTTCTTGAAGCTGCCGTTGCCTACAAGAAGAAGATTGGATTCAATG GAACTCTACTGATTGAACCTAAGCCTCAAGAACCTACCAAACATCA GTATGACTGGGATGCTGCAACAACAGCTAACTTCTTGCGAAAATACGGGCTGCTTG gagaattcaaacttaacaTTGAATGCAACCATGCCACCCTCTCTGGTCACAG CTGTCATCATGATCTTGAGACTGCAAGAATCAATGGATTGCTAGGAAATATTGATGCGAACACTGGCGATCCTCAGATTG GTTGGGATACAGATCAGTTCATGACAGATATTGGAGAGGCTACTATGGTTATGCTAAGTGTGATAAGAAAT GGAGGATTAGCACCAGGAGGCTTCAACTTTGATGCAAAATT ACGGAGAGAGAGTACAGATGTTGAGGACTTGTTCATTGCTCATATTAGTGGAATGGACACCTTGGCCCGTGGACTCCGAAATGCTGCCAAGCTAATTGAG GATGGTTCTTTGGTTGAGCTTGTTCGTAAGCGATATTCCAGCTTTGACACAGAGATTGGTGCTGAAATTGAG GCTGGTAAAGCTGATTTTGAAATGCTTGAGAAGCTAGCCAAGGAATGGGGCGAACCAAAGGTTGCTTCAGCCAAGCAG GAACTTGCAGAGATGATTTTCCAATCTGCATTGTAG
- the LOC18587340 gene encoding scopoletin glucosyltransferase: MSCQNRQLQIFFLPFMAQGHMIPFIDLAMLFSAKGVKTTIITTTLNVPHISKVTERAKNLGYEINILVTYFPSVEAGLPEGCESYDQASSPDMQFKFFTATTMLREPLAHLLQAHRPDCLVADTFFPWVTDVAAAFGIPRIVFHGTCVFSLSATEHIRLYEPHKKVSSDSEPFVIPNFPGEIKLTRSQMPDFVRQETGFTKFYSESKETELKCYGVIVNSFYELESAYADHYTKVLGRRAWHVGPISLRNKGTIDKTERGKKTCIDENECLAWLNSKKPNSVVYICFGSVTNFSSSQLLEIATGLEASGQQFIWVVRKEKKNEGKEDWLPEGFEKRMEGKGLIIRGWAPQVLILDHEAIGGFVTHCGWNSTLESVCASVPVVTWPVAAEQFYNEKLLTQILRIGIGVGAQKWARLVGDFVKREAIEKAVTEIIVGDRADEMRSRAKALAESARKAVEKGGSSDSDLNALIQELTAGALKTYK, encoded by the coding sequence ATGAGTTGTCAAAACCGTCAGCTTCAAATCTTCTTTCTGCCCTTCATGGCTCAGGGCCACATGATACCATTCATAGATTTGGCCATGCTCTTTTCCGCTAAAGGTGTAAAGACAACCATCATTACCACTACTCTAAATGTACCCCACATCTCCAAGGTCACTGAGAGGGCCAAAAACTTGGGCTATGAAATCAACATCCTCGTCACATATTTCCCTTCTGTGGAGGCTGGATTGCCTGAAGGATGTGAGAGCTACGATCAGGCTTCATCACCGGATATGCAGTTTAAATTCTTCACGGCTACCACCATGCTCAGGGAACCCCTTGCGCATCTACTCCAAGCTCATCGTCCTGATTGCCTTGTTGCAGACACGTTCTTTCCTTGGGTAACTGACGTTGCAGCTGCATTTGGAATTCCAAGAATTGTCTTCCATGGAACCTGTGTCTTCTCCCTATCCGCCACAGAACACATCAGATTGTATGAGCCTCACAAGAAGGTGTCGTCTGATTCGGAACCCTTTGTCATCCCTAATTTTCCAGGTGAGATCAAGCTGACAAGATCACAAATGCCAGATTTTGTTAGGCAAGAAACAGGTTTTACCAAGTTCTATAGTGAAAGCAAGGAAACTGAGCTGAAGTGCTATGGCGTTATAGTCAATAGCTTTTATGAACTTGAATCTGCTTATGCTGATCATTACACGAAGGTCTTGGGGAGAAGGGCTTGGCATGTAGGTCCCATATCGTTACGCAATAAAGGGACTATTGATAAAAcagaaagaggaaagaaaacaTGTATTGACGAAAATGAGTGCTTGGCATGGCTCAATTCGAAGAAACCAAACTCGGTTGTTTACATATGTTTTGGGAGTGTGACAAACTTCAGTTCCTCTCAACTTTTGGAGATTGCAACGGGTCTTGAAGCTTCAGGGCAACAGTTCATTTGGGTAGtcaggaaagaaaagaaaaatgaagggAAAGAAGATTGGCTGCCAGAAGGGTTTGAGAAGAGAATGGAAGGTAAGGGACTAATCATAAGAGGGTGGGCACCCCAAGTGTTGATTCTTGATCATGAAGCAATTGGTGGGTTTGTGACTCACTGTGGGTGGAATTCCACTCTTGAATCAGTATGCGCCAGTGTGCCTGTGGTCACATGGCCAGTGGCTGCCGAGCAGTTCTACAACGAAAAGTTGCTGACTCAAATACTGAGGATTGGGATCGGTGTTGGTGCGCAAAAATGGGCCAGGCTAGTTGGGGATTTCGTGAAGAGAGAAGCAATAGAGAAGGCAGTGACAGAGATAATTGTGGGCGACAGGGCAGACGAAATGAGAAGCAGGGCCAAGGCACTTGCAGAGTCAGCTAGGAAGGCTGTTGAAAAGGGTGGTTCATCTGACTCTGATTTGAATGCTTTAATTCAAGAACTAACTGCTGGTGCCTTGAAAACATACAAGTAA